The following proteins come from a genomic window of Candidatus Bathyarchaeia archaeon:
- a CDS encoding S-adenosylmethionine decarboxylase, whose product MYKYKQILATFHGCKADLMDEAGLLKTSLEAIKRAKMELARTSGENPLHYKVDEDVMGGGVSINALIVTSHLTIHTSKKYNSVEFDCATCGEDSEPEEALKTFMDFLKAERVEIRYKNF is encoded by the coding sequence ATGTACAAATACAAGCAAATCTTGGCGACGTTCCACGGCTGCAAGGCCGATTTAATGGATGAAGCGGGCCTTCTCAAAACCTCCTTGGAGGCCATAAAAAGGGCGAAGATGGAGCTGGCGAGGACCAGCGGCGAAAACCCGCTTCACTATAAGGTCGATGAGGACGTCATGGGAGGGGGCGTTAGCATCAACGCCCTAATAGTTACCAGCCATTTGACAATCCATACCTCCAAGAAGTACAACAGCGTCGAGTTCGATTGTGCCACCTGCGGGGAAGATTCCGAGCCCGAGGAGGCCCTCAAGACCTTCATGGACTTCCTGAAGGCCGAGAGGGTAGAGATAAGGTACAAGAACTTCTGA